Genomic window (Sediminispirochaeta smaragdinae DSM 11293):
AAGAGGATAGGGAGCTGACCGCCCTTGGGGGATACAGCCATGAGCGCAAAAATGCTGCCGGGAGAGGGGGTGGCAACTTCTCCGGCCCCGAAAAGGCTGAAAACCGCAACACCGGAGGCTCCGCCGGCGATGACGGCAAGCAGGAGAATGGGGTTCATCAAAACGTAGGGGAAATAGATCTCATGGATACCGCCGAAGAAGTGGATGATAATGGCACCTGGGGTAGAGTCTTTGACCGCGCCCTTGGAAAAGAGCAGATAGGCCAAAAGGACACCAAGCCCCGGGCCGGGATTGGTCTCAAGCAGGAAGTAGATCGAACGTCCGGTTTCCTGGACCTGGGCTATTCCCAGGGGAGAAAAAATACCGTGATTAATGGCGTTGTTGAGAAAAAGGATTTTCGCAGGTTCCACAAAGAGTGAAACCAGGGGCAAAAGTCCCATTTGAATAATCGCCCCGACGCCTGCCTGAAGGGCATGGGTTATGCCCAACACAACGGGGTTGATCAGCAGGAACGAAAAGAGCGCCAAAAGCATTCCGATAATTCCGGCGGAAAAGTTATTGATAAGCATCTCAAATCCGACCGGAATGTGTGGTTCGACGGCCTGGTCGAACTTCTTGATAATGATACCGCCGACAGGTCCCATGATCATGGCACCAATGAACATCGGTATATCCGCCCCGACAATAACTCCCATGGTGGCAACAGCTCCGACGACACCTCCCCGGATGTTCCAGATCATACGTCCTCCGGTGAAGCCGATCAGCAGCGGAAGCATATAACTGATCATCGGCCCGACCAGAGTTGCCAGCCTCTCGTTGGGGGTCCATCCCGTAGCAATAAAGAAAGCGGTAATCAAACCCCAGGCGATAAACGCCCCGATATTCGGCATGACCATTCCGCTCAAGAAACGCCCGAATCGTTGTATCCGCGAGCGGGCCCCAATTGCAGCACCTTCCATAACAACCTCCTGTGTGATTTCCTTTTTATGCTACATGGGGTTTTCGCAATCGGGCAACAATAAGCACCACAAAGATGGCAGTTACTGCCAAAGTCCTATTTGGCAGGAAATATGAAAGGAACTATCTTTTTACATATAAATGATTTATGGTGATTTCTTTCTCTT
Coding sequences:
- a CDS encoding PTS mannitol transporter subunit IICB, which codes for MEGAAIGARSRIQRFGRFLSGMVMPNIGAFIAWGLITAFFIATGWTPNERLATLVGPMISYMLPLLIGFTGGRMIWNIRGGVVGAVATMGVIVGADIPMFIGAMIMGPVGGIIIKKFDQAVEPHIPVGFEMLINNFSAGIIGMLLALFSFLLINPVVLGITHALQAGVGAIIQMGLLPLVSLFVEPAKILFLNNAINHGIFSPLGIAQVQETGRSIYFLLETNPGPGLGVLLAYLLFSKGAVKDSTPGAIIIHFFGGIHEIYFPYVLMNPILLLAVIAGGASGVAVFSLFGAGEVATPSPGSIFALMAVSPKGGQLPILLGVIISTAVSFVVAMPFVRRFALRQENADASLAQAKSQVQNIKNLGKVRKIVFACDAGMGSSAMGANRLKKKLKAAGVEVEVLHSSVDDIPQDAQLVISHVNLSDRAKESAPNARHFSITNFVNAPEYDDIVKELAESEKE